DNA from Ziziphus jujuba cultivar Dongzao chromosome 2, ASM3175591v1:
GGTGAAgacttaaataaaaaagttaagctGTTGCTCGCCATTTCCTGGTAAAGTTCCAACCGTTTCCAGATCCCaagtatttttctcttcctttctttctttctttctttctttctctctcataaTCAAATAGTTAAGCTGTTGAGCCCCCATATCATGAATTGTCTGTATCTGATAAGCTGCTGTCCATAGAGATACTCATTAACTTGTTGTGAAcaatttcatgtttttttttttttttaagcaaatttCTTCAAACTAGATTATCGCCAAGCCAGAGACCATGATgaaagatgatgaagatgatgaatgCTGGTTAGAAACCACACAAGTGGATATACAACTTTCATGTGCAATACAAAAGCTAGAGGAAGTGCTGGCGGTTGAGGAGGAAGTGTTTCTTCGCCCAACAGTCGGACGGAAAATAGCTGAAATTAAAAAAGAGGCTTTCAACCTCGGAAACTTGACAAGGCACTCAAAGGAGTTATTCGGCGGATTCGAGGAGTACATTTATGTTATTGGAGAAGGTAGTAATCCGCTTAACATATTCGAGAAAGAGGTTCTTAACCTTGCTTACCAGGTGGAAGATGCCACATCATCCTTCTTTTGTAGAAGAGAAATGAGAAAAAAGAGACAGCAGGGCCTCATGAAGAAGATGATGCTTTTCAATAATCTTTCGGACCAACACGATGATATGTTAGAGGAGATCATGGAAGCCAAGAATGCATTCATTTCCTCCACCAACTTCAGCAGTTTAGCTATCGACGACGCCAATAGCCTCTTCAGCGCTGCAGACATGCTGCCCCGGAAAGCTACCGATTATAATTTGAAGTTCGGTAgatcaaattttgtttgttgtGAAGAAAAGCGAGGTGGAAAGAATTCCCCAGACTACCATTTGTGGGGTTACTTAACAATCCTGGGGGAAGTAGGATCTGGCAAAACAACCTTTGCCAGGGACATATACAGTGCAGTTACTAATGAACCGAAGCAGGGGTTTGAAATCCGTGCTTGGGTTAGTGTGAGGCCAGAATACGAAATCACTGATATCTACACTGACATAGTCCAACAACAGGAAGACATACCAAATGAGATAGTCCGCAGCCTGGGTTCCCAAGGATTGTCTGAGAGGCTGAAGAAGTGGTTGGAAAGTTGCAGATTTATCATAGTCTTGGACGATGTCCACTACATCTGGTCGCAAATCAAATCCCACTTCAAATATCTGTTTCCAATCAAAACAACACAGTGTAGTACAGTCATAATAACCACCTGTGAAGCACAAGCGTCGGAGATTACAAGGGTTATTAAGGTACTTGGCCCCCTAAGTGAAAAAGATCGCTGGGAATTGTTCAAGAACACCTTGAAAAAGGCCAACATGATAAACCAGATAGATAAGCAAGATGATGCCACAAACCGGCTAGAGACAGAGCTTCCCAAGGGAATCATCTGCCAAATGAATAGCTATTTACATCTAGGAATCATCACGCTGGCTCGTCTCTATATGACCAACAAGCATGACAACCAGAAATCAAGttcttcattgtcattattAATAGACTGGGATTTGAATTTCCAAAGGCTGCCTCCAAAAATAAGACAGTGTTTTCTTTATATGGGGATCTTTCCAGAAAAATTTGAGATCCCCATAAGAAGATTATTCAGGCTATGGATTGCGGAGGGACTGGTAGTAGCTATGCAGTCTTCAGAGACTCCTGAAGATTTGGCACGGAGCTACCTAATGGAGCttgaaacaaagaaattaatttccGTAAACAGAAAAAATGGACATCCCAAGTCGTGCTGTATGCCATCAGCTATGCACAAATTCTTTTCAAGAAAGGCCATGCATCTTGGAATTTTCTATGTCCATAATGGGTCGGAAAATCCAAGTTCAAAGTCCAGGGCTAGACGGCTTGTAGAACATGCTGCTGACATCCAGCAGTACCCCACTTCAGATGATGATTACAAGCTGCGTTCTTACATATCTTTCAATAACCGAAAGCGGGATATGCCAGCCCAACAGGTAGGTGTTTTTCTTGGAAAACTTGTTGCTAAAAATGGATTTGGATTGCTGAGAGTACTAGATCTTGAAAATGTCTATAAACCACTGCTACCGGCAGAGACACTTGAAAAACTATTCTTGCTAACATACTTAGGCTTGAGATGGACTTTCTTGGATTCACTTCCTGATTCAGTTGGTACCCTGCAATAATTGGACACTTTAGATGTCAAACACACTAATATTACCATTTTGCCTAGTACCATTTGGAAAGCAAAGACGCTTAAACATCTCTATATGAACCAAGTTCACTTTGATATGTCCATTAACAAAGGCTTTACTGGTAGTTTAGCCAATCTGCCGACACTGTGGGGGCTGTCTATAGGTAGCAACAAAGATGTGGTGAAATCGTTGAGCAAGTTGAGTAGTCTCAGAAAATTGGGTTTGACCTATCATTCTACAACAGCAGAGGAAATAGCTAACTGGATTTCCAAACTCGCCTATCTTCAATACCTGAGGTTGAGATCCATTAATGAATTAGGCGAACCTTCAAACCTCAAGTTGCCTGCGGATATGAGCATGCTTGAAAGGCTTTCTGAGTTGTATTTGGTGGGCGTGTTATCATCTACGAATAATCAAACTTTTGTTCAATTTCCACCCAACTTGAAAATCCTCACTTTGAGTGGGTCTCAACTAAAGAATGACTCGCTGCAAATGCTTGGAAAGCTATCCCATCTTGAAACACTGAGGTTATATGCACAATCATATTCTGGTGGTCAAATCATCTTTGACAAGGATGAATTCTCAAACTTGGTTGTTTTGAAACTGTGGAAGCTGGTGAAACTGGAGACTTTGGAAATGAAGAAAGGAGCGATGTCCAAACTCGAAGAATTAGACATCAGACTCTGTGATAATCTGAATCCTATGAAAGGACTGGAGCAGGTTGGTAGCTTGAAAACAATAACCTTAACAGATATGCCTGGCGATTTTGTAGAAACAGTTAAACGTGAAGTGAAAAGTGAAGTGACCAAAGACTGTGTAGTTGTTAAAGTACAGAATTTGAAGTCATCTCCTATATCTACAAGTAAGTTTTCTATTTCCATCCATCCCTCTCTGGTGTTTGATTCATCTATAACACATTAACAGTGATGATATATACTACCTCTATGAATTATGCAAAAATTTGTAGCTATACCATCTCATTATAAGattaaatgtgtatatataatcataatatatattatctggTTATTAAAGATTACTTCATTAAACTGACTCaagtttcttattttttcttgaCCTCTAAGAGAACCGATACTTTATTGGTAGACATTAGACGGAGTAACAATATTAGTTGTAACAGCTCTTTAGTGAGAATACTCATGTTTGTTAACCGTACCGTTTAGATGATTGTTTACCTTGTATCTGTTGGTTACACGGGCTTATCGCAAGTCCTCACATCCTGTATAAATTCAATACTCTCAATGCAGTAATGTACAACCTTTATCACTCAGTGCATATTATTTACTCTTtcctttataaattattaattgtttttgcaTCTTCAGACCAAAGCAACAATAACATGAGAGGTCATGGAGGAGGAAGGAACAGTGGAGGAAGAATCGTTTGCCAACTCTGTGATGGACCGGGTCACACCGTCCATGATTGTTTGCATAGGTTCGACAAAAATTTTTCAGGAAATAAAAGTCAAGATTACTCTTCTGCTCATTATTCCTCTCAAGATATTGTTGTCAATCCTGAGTGGCTGCCAGACAGTGATGCTACTAACCATGTCACTGCAGATCGGTCAAACCTCCGGCAAAAGTCTAAATATGGAGGCAAGGGCAAGCTTATAATTGGCAACAGACAAGGTTTGCTCATTGTTCATAACCGTTTTTATATTTCCTTCTCTCAACAAAGCATCTAAAAGATGTTCATGTgccaaaaataagaaagaaaatctATTAAACATATCAAAATGTCCTCGTGAAATACTGTTAATAATACTGTCAAGACTAACCTCtgataataatattgttattaactCTCAAAATGTCCTTGTGAAAGACCAGGTTACGGAGAAGGTACTTCTACGTCGCACACATAAGGATGGTCTTTTATCGTATTTGTCTGCCCGGAGTTGGAAATAAAAATCCAACGTGTGTTTCAGCCTCCAAGCCAAGTTTTAGTAGTAatttttctccatatttccCAAAAAATAGGACCTGGCATTATCGCCTAGGTCACCCCTCGTTTGATGTGTTTAAGGACTCTAGCTACTCAATGTAATGAACTTTCTTTGAATTTATCCACTATTAATAGAAAAGAATGTAGTTCTTCATTTCAACTTTCGGTTAACGAAAGTCAAGCTCCCTTGGATCTTGTCAGATGTGTGGAATGTGTGTGGTTCTGCACCTGTTTTATATAATGATGGATATCGTTATGTTATATTTGAAGACAACATTTTTAGATTTTCCTGGTATATCCAAtgaaattaaagtttaaagcgtccaaaatatttttacaatttaagctcatggttgaaaatttattccaaacaaaaatcaaaggtTTTTTTCATTCTGATTGTGATGGTGATCATTgcaaacattattaaccaattttgaaattttatttcaacaccCATGTCCAAACACTGAAACTACTTTTAACTCTTTTAGCTTATAATATGTCAATTACCATTGTGATATTGATGGCGTGCTTGCTCTACTGTTACATTTTTAATCAAACAGACttccaacaaaaatattaaattttaaatccccatatcaaattttattccataaaaaatttgattattcagcattaaaattttttggatGTGAATGTTACCCATTTTTAAGATCCTACGTAcggaataaaatttattttcatactAAAGCTTGTATTTGGAGAAAGCAAGAACACCCGGACAGAGCTTGAAGGGAAAAGTGCTTCAACACAAAGTGCATGTTTTGTAATTTCAGTTCGGGTTTGAGTTTCTATATAGATAATATGTAAGAACATGAGCGGAAAATTAAACAGTTGTAACTTGAACCTCATATTATTTTGGAGAATTGGGATATCTTATAATCTTTGTACCTAAGGGATGGTTATTTATTCTTCAAATGGCTTTGTTTGGAAATATGTAGCTGTTTCTCTACATTTTAAATTTGCATAGACCTTGTAAGTGGAGTTGGTAGAAGAATATGAGCGGAAAATTATTgtgattatatatttgtttgtaaaACTTAGTTCTCACTGCTAAGTGAAAGATTATTTCCTAATTAGACGACTGTGTAGTCAGAATTCTGGTACCTTCCTTATATAATTGTATTCTTTCATAATATTGTTGTAACATTCTGTAAGTTAATATTCCTGCAGTTAAATGCGAGCATCTTTCAGAGGTTGATGGAATGGGTTCTACCATGTCAAGGAggtatttatattaataaaatatattttcaatcttctttttattgttgttgcaTGCAATAACTGTTCTATATGCCTATTCTGCCTTTTAAAAGTGAGGATCCTGTGTCCAATTCTTTAAAACCATTTGATCAGCTTTGAGATTAAGAATGTTTGAGGTTTTGTTGTAATGGCTTTTTATCGGTTTATATTTTGCAATTTGATTTATGACTATAACATCCTCATTTTGGACGCCTCACACCTAGGCATGGAGTATGGGTTCAGAGGGGTTTGAGGTAATATTACAAGGATgtcagacccaaaaaaaaaaaaaaaaaaaaaagaaagaaagaaagagaataaGTTACTAGAATTTAGcatgttaattatatttgaaggTTGGATATGGATGGAGCAGGAACATCAGGAGCAGGATATGGATGGAATGCTGGAGGAGTATACGGTTGAAGGAAAAATTTGGTTTTGTTACTTATgttctgtcaggacccatcc
Protein-coding regions in this window:
- the LOC132800645 gene encoding putative disease resistance RPP13-like protein 2, which produces MMKDDEDDECWLETTQVDIQLSCAIQKLEEVLAVEEEVFLRPTVGRKIAEIKKEAFNLGNLTRHSKELFGGFEEYIYVIGEGSNPLNIFEKEVLNLAYQVEDATSSFFCRREMRKKRQQGLMKKMMLFNNLSDQHDDMLEEIMEAKNAFISSTNFSSLAIDDANSLFSAADMLPRKATDYNLKFGRSNFVCCEEKRGGKNSPDYHLWGYLTILGEVGSGKTTFARDIYSAVTNEPKQGFEIRAWVSVRPEYEITDIYTDIVQQQEDIPNEIVRSLGSQGLSERLKKWLESCRFIIVLDDVHYIWSQIKSHFKYLFPIKTTQCSTVIITTCEAQASEITRVIKVLGPLSEKDRWELFKNTLKKANMINQIDKQDDATNRLETELPKGIICQMNSYLHLGIITLARLYMTNKHDNQKSSSSLSLLIDWDLNFQRLPPKIRQCFLYMGIFPEKFEIPIRRLFRLWIAEGLVVAMQSSETPEDLARSYLMELETKKLISVNRKNGHPKSCCMPSAMHKFFSRKAMHLGIFYVHNGSENPSSKSRARRLVEHAADIQQYPTSDDDYKLRSYISFNNRKRDMPAQQVGVFLGKLVAKNGFGLLRVLDLENVYKPLLPAETLEKLFLLTYLGLRWTFLDSLPDSVGTLQ